CCTCTCAGGAGCGGGGGCTCTTTTAATTCTTCGTGAAATCTTGATTGAACGGCGCAAACTCGCCGCCGGTGCGGGGATATTAGAGAAAGAACGTCTCTATGAGCCCCGGGAGTCCCCGCATGAACATGTCGAACCTGATCCGCAAGCAGCTCGCCGGTCCCACCGCCTCCAACCGCCTGACCAAGACGGTCGCGGCCAGGGTGGAAGCCGTCCTCGCCAAGCGCATGCCCAAGGTGGCGGGAATGGCGGACGATGCGGTCATGACCCGGCTCATCACCGCCTACAACGTCAAGCACGCGCCGGCAGAGGGCCTCTGGTACCGCATCAAGAAAACGTTCGCCGATCTCTTCTCCAACGTCACCTACTACACCCCTGACGCCCGAGGCGTCACCCAGGAGATGGCCGCGCAGGTCAGGCCCAAGCTCAAGGCGGGCGACATCCTTCTGCGGCGCACCGAGGGCACCTCCGGGAACTTCCTGATCCCCAGCTGGTGGAAGCACGCGGGCGTCTACGTCGGCGACGGCAAGGTGGTGGACGCCGCCTTCAAGGGCGTTCACAAGGGATCGTTCGAGAAGTTCATGACCGACGGCGACGCGGTGATGGTCCTGCGCGCCAAGGACCTCTCGAGCAAGCAGCGCGAGGCGATCGCCCGCTTCGCCAACCTCCAGGTCGGAAAGCCCTACGACTTCGACCTCGACTTCGTCGACCAGGCCCGCATGACCTGCACCGAGCTCGCCAACCACGCCGTCGAGGCGGGGACGGGCCGGGAGGTCGTCGAGAAGAACATGCTGGGCGCCGTGGTCGGGGACGCGTTCAAGAACCGCAACTTCGAGCTGGTCTGGACCAACCGCCCCGACATGGCCTCCCTGCTGGACTAGCGCGAGAGGGAAAGGCCCGTCCTGGAAAGCGAGACGTCGAGGGCCTCGAGGCCCGAGCGCTCCCAAGCCGCCCGCGCGCGAACGAGTCCCTGGCTGCCTGCGAAGAGCGCCACCCCGCAGTCGCCGCCGCCGGCGCCCGAGGACTTCCCTGCGCCCCCCGCGGCCTCGCTGGCCTCGGCGAAGGCAGAGAGGGCAGGCGTCTCGATCGAAACCCCCGAGGCCTCCTGCAGGACCCGGATCGCCTCGCGCGCCGCGAAGAGCGCCCGGACGGCGCCCTGGGCGTCGCGATCGCGCAGGGCCGCCGCCAGGGCGTTGGTCGCCTGCCTGCTCTGGATCAAGAAGCGCGCGTAACCCGGTGATCGACCCGAGCGGGCCCCGGCGACCTCCTTGATGAGTGCCGAGGTCGAGGCGGGCACCCCCGTCCAGCCGATGCCGAGCGCGAGATCGTCGGGCCAGCCCAGGGGCTCGATCCCGAGCAGGGGCCACGCGCCGTCCACCAGCTGGGCGACCGTGTCGCCCGCCGCGCGGCGCTCATTGAGCCAGTCCGGATCGAAGGCCACGTAGCGGATGGCCCCGCCGTAGCTAGCTGCCGCGACGTCCAGGCCGCTCCCGGATCCCTGGGCCTCGTGGTGAGCGAGCGCTGCGAGCTTGAAGACCTGGGCCGCATCCGGCTCAAGGCCGAAGGCCGCGAGCAAGCCGCCCACCAGCGCGACCGATACCGCCGCGCTGCTGCCGAAGCCGTACTTGGCGCCGCCCGTGCTCTCGAGAGCGCCCTCGATTTCAAGCGAGAAGGGCGAGACGTCCAGGCCCCTGTCCCGCAGGTAACCGAGCACCACGTTGACGGCGGTGGCCGCGAACGCCACCCTGGGCGCGGGCCCGGTCTCCGGCACCCAGCGCTCGTCCTCGTAGCGGACCGGAAGATCCGTCAGGCCGAGCGACTCGGAGCTGAAGGAATAGGCACCAGCCGGGCGCACGCGCACGGTGATGCGGGCGTCCACGGCGACGACCACGGCGGGCTCGCCGGGGGAGAGGACGGCGTACTCCCCGGCGAGCACCAGCTTGCCGGGGGCGGAGGCGACGATGGTTCGGATGGTCAAAGCAGGCAGGCTCCAGGTCCGGGCCGGCAGGTGAGGACCTCCTGCACGCCGCTCACCGCGCCGAGCTCTAAGGCGAGGCGTTCGGCGTCGGCAGGAGCGCAGAGGACCTTCACGTTGGGGCCCGCGTCGATGGTGAAGTAGCAGGGCAGACCCTCGGCGCGCAGGGCCATCACCCGGTGCATGAGGGCGACGGTGGCGCTCTGCCAGTAGAGGATGGCCGGCAGGGTCGTGTGCATGGTGGCGTGCATCTTGAGGCAGCTGGCCTCGGCGATGGCGCCGACCCGCGAGAGGTCGCGCGCGGCGATCGCCTCGCGCATGGCGGCAAGGTCCGCCCCCACCGTCTCGACCCAGGCCGGGTACATGGGCGAGGTCTCGACGGTGCGCGTCATTCCCGAGCGGCTCGACACCGACTTGGGACCGGGGGCCAGCACCGCCACCAGCATCCGAACGTCCCAGGCGTCCTGTTCCAGGATCGGCTCGGCGTACGAGTCGGTGCCGTCCTCGCGCTCGCCGCGCTTCCACTCGGCGAAGCCGCCGAAGATCGAGCGGCTCGCGGATCCCGAGCCCTGGCGCGCCAGGATCGAGAGGTCGCGCGGGCCGAGCTCGAGGCCGGCGGCGGCGGTCGAGGCGAGGGCGAGGGCCGCGAAGCCCGAGGCCGACGAGGCGAGCCCCGCCGCGGTGGGGAAGTTGTTCGCGGTGACGATCCTGGCGCGGGGGCTCTCGCCCCAGACGGCGCGCACCCGATCCATGAAAGCCGAGAGCTTGTCGAGGGCCTCGCCCGTGACGGGCGCGCCGTTCATTTCGGCCGCGTCATGGGAGAGGGCGTCGTCCCAGGTGACGGTCGTGGTGGTATGCATCCCGTCGAGGGTCATGGAGATGGAGCCGTTGACGGGCAGGTTCAATGCGGCCTGGCGCTTGCCCCAGTACTTGACCAGCGCGATGTTGGAGCAGGCCCGGGCGGTGGCGGAAGAGGACATGGCTCAGGAAACCTCTCTCAGGCGGTCGGTGTGCCTGAGCTCGTCGATGGTACGGCAGCCGAGGCAGAACATGACCACCTTGAGCTCGGTGACGAAGCGGGAAAGGACCGCCTCGACCGCCGCGCTCGAGGTGGTGGCCGCCTCGAGGAAGGGGTGGGCCGAGGCCGCGAGATCGGCGCCCAGGGCGATGGCCTTGGCCACGTCGAGGCCCGAGCGGATCCCCCCCGACGCCACCAGGGGCGTGCGCGGCAGCTCGCGGCGGCAGAGCCTGAGCGCCTCGCTGGTGGGCAGGCCCCAGTCGCGGAAAACCTCGCCGAGGGTGCGCGCCACGCCGGCCGGGACGCGCAGGCCCTCGATGGCCGCCCACGAGGTGCCGCCGGAACCGGCCACGTCGATGGCGCTGACTCCGGCCTCGACGAGGCGCCGGGCCGTGTCGGGGGCGATGCCGCTGCCGACCTCCTTGGCGAGCACTGGCACGCCCAGCTCGCGGCACACCATCTCGATCTTGGGCAGGAGGCCCTTGAAGTTGGTGTCCCCCTCGGGCTGCACCACCTCCTGCAGGGGATTGAGGTGAAGGTAGAGCGCGTCGGCCCCCACCGAACTCACCAGCTCGCGCAGGGCCGCGACGTCGAAGCCGTAATTGAGCTGCACGGCCCCCACGTTGCCGATGAGGAAGACGTCCGGTGCCACGTCGCGGACCAGGAAGCTCTCGAGGGTCTCCGGGCGCTCGCGGGTGATGCGCTGGGAGCCGAGGCCCATGGGGACGTTCATGCGCTGGGCGGCGATCGCGAGGTTGCGGTTGATGGCCTTGCCGAGCTGCAGGCCGCCCGTCATCGAGGAGATGAGCAAGGGGGCCGCGAATCGGCGGCCGAGGAAGGTGGTCTCGGTGCTGATCTCGGCGAAGTCGATCTCGGGCAGCGCCTGGTGGACGAAGGCGTAGCGATCGAAGCCGGTGCGCACCGAGCGGGCCTGGACGTCCTCTTCCAGGCTGACGCGGATGTGGTCTTCCTTGCGCGCTTCGATGGGGGTCATCGGGGGGTCTCCCTTTCGATCAGGTACTGGGTCGGCCAGGCGCTCACGGCCCCGGCCTCGACCATGGCCGAGGCCACCTCGCCCAGGCGCGAGAGGGGCGCAAGGGCGATCGCGCAGCCTCCTCCGCCCGCCCCGGAGAGCTTCGCGCCGAAGGCGCCGGCAAAAAGGGCCGAGCGGCAGATCGCGTCGAGGCGCGGGGTGCTGACGCCGAGCTGGCCGAGCAGCTGGTGCGCGCGGCTCATTTGAAGGCCGAGCGCCTGGAAGTCGGCGCGCTCGAGCAGCTCGGCGACCATGTCGGCCACCTCGCCGAGCGCGTCCATCGCCGAGCGCGCGGCGGGATCCGCCTCGATCCCCTCCTTGACCAGGGCCACCATGCGGCCCGTGCCGCTCGCCTCGCCCGAATCGGCCACGACCAGGCCGAACGGCTCGGTGATCGCAAGCTCCACCGGGGCGTGGTCGCGCACGAAGCGCACGGGCCCCTCGGCCGCCACCGCCGTCGGATCGAGGCCCGACGAGGTGCCGTGGGCGATCGCCTCGGCCCGGGTCGCGAGCGCGCGCAGGAGCGAGGGCGGGACGGTGCGCCCGTGGAAGGCGAAGGTGGCTCGGATGGCGGCGACGGCGATCGCGGCGCTGCTGCCGAGACCGGCGCCCGCCGGGATGCCGCTGGTCAGCAGGAGCTCGAAGGGGCGCACCTCGGCGCCCAGCCGCGCGATCGCCTCGATCGCGCCGCGCACCGCCTCGGCCGCCGGCTGCAGGGGGCGCACCACGTTCGTGTACGCGGTCCCGTCCAGGTTGAGCCGGGCCGCGAGGTCCGCGTAGCGATCCGAGCGGATCGTCACGCCCGCCGTCGCGGCGCGCGCCTCGGCAACCGCCTGGATGGCGGGGAAGGGCAGGGCGACGGCGGGGTGGCCGTAAACCACCGCATGCTCACCGACCAGGATGACCTTGGCCGGCGCGAGCGCCTTGGCCGTGGCGGCAGGGGCGTTCATCAGAGCGCGCCCTGGGCCTCGTACCGCGCAAGCAGCTCGGCCGCCTTGGCCACCTTGATGTCCTTGGCCTCGACCAGGGCCTGGGCGATCACCTCGACCAGGTCGCCGCGCGCCCCGGCGGTGACCGCCACCGAGCGCGCGTGAAGGGCCATGTGACCCTTCTGGATGCCGACGGTCGCAAGGGCCCTCAGTGCCGCCATGTTCTGGGCGAGACCGACCGCCACGGTCACCTCGGCCAGCTCGCGGGCGGTGCGGACCCGAAGGAACTTGAGGGCGACCTGGGCCATGGGGTGCATCTGGATCGAGCCCCCCACGATGCCCACGGGCATCGGCAGCTCGATCTTGCCGATCAGGTTGCCTGCCTCGTCCTTGGACCAGTGAGCCATGGGGCCGTAGATCCCGTCCTTGGCGGCGTAGGCGTGAGCCCCCGCCTCGATGGCGCGCCAGTC
The nucleotide sequence above comes from Pantanalinema sp.. Encoded proteins:
- a CDS encoding YiiX/YebB-like N1pC/P60 family cysteine hydrolase — translated: MNMSNLIRKQLAGPTASNRLTKTVAARVEAVLAKRMPKVAGMADDAVMTRLITAYNVKHAPAEGLWYRIKKTFADLFSNVTYYTPDARGVTQEMAAQVRPKLKAGDILLRRTEGTSGNFLIPSWWKHAGVYVGDGKVVDAAFKGVHKGSFEKFMTDGDAVMVLRAKDLSSKQREAIARFANLQVGKPYDFDLDFVDQARMTCTELANHAVEAGTGREVVEKNMLGAVVGDAFKNRNFELVWTNRPDMASLLD
- a CDS encoding phosphomevalonate kinase, which translates into the protein MTIRTIVASAPGKLVLAGEYAVLSPGEPAVVVAVDARITVRVRPAGAYSFSSESLGLTDLPVRYEDERWVPETGPAPRVAFAATAVNVVLGYLRDRGLDVSPFSLEIEGALESTGGAKYGFGSSAAVSVALVGGLLAAFGLEPDAAQVFKLAALAHHEAQGSGSGLDVAAASYGGAIRYVAFDPDWLNERRAAGDTVAQLVDGAWPLLGIEPLGWPDDLALGIGWTGVPASTSALIKEVAGARSGRSPGYARFLIQSRQATNALAAALRDRDAQGAVRALFAAREAIRVLQEASGVSIETPALSAFAEASEAAGGAGKSSGAGGGDCGVALFAGSQGLVRARAAWERSGLEALDVSLSRTGLSLSR
- the mvaD gene encoding diphosphomevalonate decarboxylase — encoded protein: MSSSATARACSNIALVKYWGKRQAALNLPVNGSISMTLDGMHTTTTVTWDDALSHDAAEMNGAPVTGEALDKLSAFMDRVRAVWGESPRARIVTANNFPTAAGLASSASGFAALALASTAAAGLELGPRDLSILARQGSGSASRSIFGGFAEWKRGEREDGTDSYAEPILEQDAWDVRMLVAVLAPGPKSVSSRSGMTRTVETSPMYPAWVETVGADLAAMREAIAARDLSRVGAIAEASCLKMHATMHTTLPAILYWQSATVALMHRVMALRAEGLPCYFTIDAGPNVKVLCAPADAERLALELGAVSGVQEVLTCRPGPGACLL
- the fni gene encoding type 2 isopentenyl-diphosphate Delta-isomerase, yielding MTPIEARKEDHIRVSLEEDVQARSVRTGFDRYAFVHQALPEIDFAEISTETTFLGRRFAAPLLISSMTGGLQLGKAINRNLAIAAQRMNVPMGLGSQRITRERPETLESFLVRDVAPDVFLIGNVGAVQLNYGFDVAALRELVSSVGADALYLHLNPLQEVVQPEGDTNFKGLLPKIEMVCRELGVPVLAKEVGSGIAPDTARRLVEAGVSAIDVAGSGGTSWAAIEGLRVPAGVARTLGEVFRDWGLPTSEALRLCRRELPRTPLVASGGIRSGLDVAKAIALGADLAASAHPFLEAATTSSAAVEAVLSRFVTELKVVMFCLGCRTIDELRHTDRLREVS
- the mvk gene encoding mevalonate kinase, which gives rise to MNAPAATAKALAPAKVILVGEHAVVYGHPAVALPFPAIQAVAEARAATAGVTIRSDRYADLAARLNLDGTAYTNVVRPLQPAAEAVRGAIEAIARLGAEVRPFELLLTSGIPAGAGLGSSAAIAVAAIRATFAFHGRTVPPSLLRALATRAEAIAHGTSSGLDPTAVAAEGPVRFVRDHAPVELAITEPFGLVVADSGEASGTGRMVALVKEGIEADPAARSAMDALGEVADMVAELLERADFQALGLQMSRAHQLLGQLGVSTPRLDAICRSALFAGAFGAKLSGAGGGGCAIALAPLSRLGEVASAMVEAGAVSAWPTQYLIERETPR